The following are encoded in a window of Bacillus sp. es.036 genomic DNA:
- a CDS encoding ABC transporter substrate-binding protein, with the protein MKSWKKWIGISVVSVMALAGCGSNNSSSNADDEGQASKDTYTIGVTQIVEHPSLDAAYEGFKMALEENGFKEGDNITYDVQNAQNDMNNSNTIAQNLVGDEVDLIFANSTPSAQSALNATSDIPIVFTSVTDPVGAKLVEDFDKPGENITGTTDTHPEAIPKTIEFIANEFDAKNVGLIYNAGEQNSVAQVDIVKEAMEGKDMKAVEKSVSTSAEVKQAAEALVGKVDVIYIVTDNTVVSALESVISVANDKDIPMFAGEFDSVNRGAFAAYGFDYQDIGYEAGQMAAKILKGEETTADIPVQYPQNLKLKMNETAAEEMGIEVKSEWEEMGEYTE; encoded by the coding sequence TTGAAATCCTGGAAAAAGTGGATTGGAATTTCGGTAGTAAGCGTGATGGCACTTGCAGGGTGTGGATCGAACAATTCGTCATCAAACGCAGATGATGAAGGACAAGCAAGTAAAGATACTTATACAATTGGCGTCACACAAATCGTGGAGCACCCTTCACTAGATGCAGCTTATGAAGGTTTTAAAATGGCACTCGAAGAGAACGGATTTAAAGAAGGAGATAACATTACTTACGATGTTCAAAATGCTCAGAATGACATGAACAACAGTAACACGATTGCGCAAAACCTCGTAGGTGATGAAGTAGATTTAATTTTTGCGAATTCAACTCCAAGCGCACAGTCCGCGTTAAATGCCACTTCCGATATTCCGATTGTTTTTACTTCGGTAACGGATCCAGTCGGGGCAAAACTTGTCGAGGATTTTGATAAGCCAGGTGAGAATATAACAGGTACAACAGATACTCATCCTGAAGCGATTCCAAAAACAATTGAGTTTATTGCCAATGAGTTCGATGCTAAAAATGTTGGGCTGATCTACAATGCTGGGGAACAAAATTCTGTGGCCCAAGTTGATATTGTGAAAGAAGCAATGGAAGGTAAGGATATGAAAGCTGTTGAGAAGAGTGTTTCCACTTCAGCTGAAGTAAAGCAAGCAGCTGAAGCGCTTGTTGGTAAAGTAGATGTGATTTATATCGTAACAGATAATACGGTCGTATCAGCGCTCGAATCGGTCATTAGCGTAGCAAATGATAAGGACATTCCGATGTTTGCGGGAGAATTTGATTCTGTTAACCGCGGTGCCTTTGCGGCTTATGGTTTTGATTATCAAGATATTGGCTATGAAGCAGGTCAGATGGCTGCAAAGATTTTAAAAGGTGAAGAAACGACGGCAGATATTCCAGTGCAATACCCTCAGAATTTAAAACTTAAAATGAATGAAACAGCAGCAGAAGAAATGGGCATCGAAGTGAAGTCAGAATGGGAAGAGATGGGGGAATACACAGAGTAG